Proteins from one Verrucomicrobiia bacterium genomic window:
- a CDS encoding proprotein convertase P-domain-containing protein produces the protein MKKQNYKKLWLACLASLAGLTLSTQAQIVPTEPANVISNYYTSSVNAPVPIPDLSTNTATFNITNAVGKVWDVNLRTSITNSFADDLDIYLTSPQGTRVAITTDNGGANDNVFDGTWWDDQAATNSSDANYVDLVPQPTLQPEGAMSAFNGENPNGTWTLTVIDDAGGDIGTLNAAQLDIATYVGKPTYVTKTYTNSVSTPIPDNASINPTVSVTGLPYRISEIKIFTKTPHTSCGDLDVTLTSPQGTTTTLVTDRAGGSTNVFDGTLWYDNATEAVADLTTPFQDNVVKTELVPEGCLGAFNGENPNGTWTLNVTDDNLNGNVGNLDNWWIEITTCAAGVNDVN, from the coding sequence ATGAAAAAACAAAATTATAAAAAACTATGGTTAGCATGCCTCGCGAGCTTGGCAGGCTTAACTTTATCCACTCAAGCTCAAATTGTGCCAACGGAACCGGCTAATGTCATTTCTAACTATTACACATCAAGTGTGAATGCTCCAGTGCCCATTCCCGATCTTAGCACCAACACGGCAACTTTTAATATTACCAACGCCGTCGGAAAAGTTTGGGATGTCAATTTAAGAACCTCTATTACTAACTCTTTTGCTGACGATTTAGATATCTACCTTACGTCCCCTCAAGGCACTCGAGTTGCCATAACAACGGATAATGGTGGCGCGAATGATAATGTATTCGACGGCACTTGGTGGGATGATCAAGCTGCCACCAACAGTTCAGATGCTAATTATGTTGATTTAGTGCCTCAACCAACCTTACAACCAGAAGGCGCTATGTCTGCTTTTAATGGTGAAAATCCGAATGGCACCTGGACTTTAACAGTTATCGATGACGCGGGTGGAGATATTGGTACACTTAATGCTGCTCAGCTTGATATTGCCACTTATGTCGGCAAACCAACTTATGTCACTAAAACTTATACTAACAGTGTGTCAACACCGATTCCGGATAACGCATCGATCAATCCCACAGTCAGCGTAACCGGATTGCCTTATCGTATTAGTGAAATCAAAATCTTTACCAAAACACCTCATACATCCTGTGGTGATTTAGACGTCACTTTAACTTCACCTCAAGGAACAACAACAACACTAGTAACGGATCGTGCCGGTGGTTCTACCAATGTTTTTGACGGAACATTATGGTATGACAATGCAACGGAAGCTGTTGCTGATTTAACAACCCCTTTCCAAGACAATGTCGTAAAAACTGAGCTAGTTCCGGAAGGTTGCTTGGGCGCATTTAATGGCGAAAATCCTAATGGCACCTGGACCTTAAATGTTACCGATGACAACCTCAATGGCAATGTTGGCAACCTTGACAACTGGTGGATCGAAATTACCACTTGCGCAGCTGGTGTGAATGATGTTAACG
- the treS gene encoding maltose alpha-D-glucosyltransferase: protein MNDAKLQSQWYQDAIIYELNLKTFADSDGDGIGDFVGLTQKLDYLQNLGVTALWLLPFYPSPLRDDGYDISDYFSVHPSYGTLKDFKTFLKAAHQRGLRVITELVLNHTSDQHRWFQESRRAEFGTRWRDFYVWSDSPHVYSEARIIFKDFEASNWTWDPVGRAYYWHRFYSHQPDLNFHNPAVREMMFKVIDFWLEMGVDGLRLDAVPYLFEREGTNCENLEETHNFLKDLRAHVDANFPDRMLLAEANQWPEDAAKYFGQGDECHMAFHFPLMPRIYMALNREDRYPIVDILDQTPAIPATTQWALFLRNHDELTLEMVTDEERDYMYTVFAKDQRARINLGIRRRLAPLLGNNRRKIELLSMLLLSLPGTPIIYYGDEIGMGDNIYLGDRNGVRTPMQWNADKNAGFSKTNPQQLFLPVIIDPEYHYETVNVEVQEKNLSSLLWWTRRLIAMRKHFKCFGRGSIRFLNLDNNKVLAFTRTYEEETILVLINLSRFLQVAELHLVEYAGQIPEEVFSHNRLPMIREAPFVITLGPYDCFWLLLSSEKKKVISRSVEPLLLEDQADFESPMFQQKLETQILSHYLPVCRWFGGKAKTIFKILIHDQISFEMSSVKDLATQFFIVEILYTEGLPEFFIVPLQIHTLGEKEVISQISPLSLLAQWEEGESKGYLIDAMANDSFRHQLLSFILSRKKLEGAKGKLVGSSSKNIATKYRQEKLPQTSQMLELDQSNSALIYGDKFFLKLYRKTQEGVNPDVEINRYLSDLGFTHIPRYVGALDYVTEKGESYSLAILQEFVANEGNAWNYAQGALGRFFERVLADRENLPYLSELAPEEPLPERLYVLLEGVFLQHMRLLGQRTAELHLALGRETEQLEFSPEPFTQLYQRSLYQSLHASLKRQQRLIEKQLSFLEQPMRSEAEKFLLMGDKISADQQRLLQNKIIAKRIRIHGDYHLGQVLFTGKDFIIIDFEGEPVRPMGERRMKRSPLYDVAGMLRSLDYVAFGTFLQSRLTLPQDRDFLKDYVLFWTNYVSAAFLESYFKVMGDSSLLPQDSDILKLLLRSLILEKALYEVGYELNHRPLWFSIPLLGIERLMQSQSIVEKLPQILKNEFTRQNL from the coding sequence ATGAATGACGCCAAACTGCAATCTCAATGGTATCAAGATGCGATTATTTACGAACTGAATCTCAAGACATTTGCCGATAGTGATGGAGATGGAATAGGGGATTTTGTTGGGCTGACGCAGAAATTGGATTATTTACAGAATTTGGGAGTAACAGCGTTGTGGTTGTTGCCTTTTTACCCCTCACCATTGCGTGATGATGGATATGATATTTCGGATTATTTTTCAGTTCATCCTAGTTATGGAACATTAAAAGATTTTAAAACTTTTTTAAAAGCAGCGCATCAACGCGGGTTGCGCGTGATTACCGAGTTGGTGCTGAATCATACTTCCGATCAGCATCGATGGTTTCAGGAATCGCGTCGTGCTGAGTTTGGAACACGTTGGCGCGATTTTTATGTTTGGAGCGATTCGCCGCATGTTTACTCCGAAGCGCGAATTATTTTTAAAGATTTTGAAGCTTCAAATTGGACGTGGGATCCTGTAGGTCGAGCTTATTACTGGCATCGTTTTTATTCGCATCAACCGGATTTAAATTTTCACAATCCTGCGGTGCGCGAAATGATGTTCAAGGTGATTGACTTTTGGTTGGAGATGGGAGTCGATGGATTGCGTTTGGATGCGGTGCCTTATTTGTTTGAACGAGAGGGAACCAATTGTGAAAATTTAGAAGAAACGCATAACTTTTTAAAAGATCTGCGTGCTCATGTGGATGCTAATTTTCCTGATCGCATGTTGCTGGCGGAAGCCAATCAATGGCCGGAAGACGCGGCAAAATATTTTGGTCAGGGTGACGAATGTCATATGGCATTTCATTTTCCTTTGATGCCACGTATTTACATGGCTTTGAATCGTGAGGATCGCTACCCCATTGTGGATATTTTAGATCAGACGCCAGCGATTCCTGCAACGACGCAATGGGCGCTGTTTTTGCGTAATCACGATGAATTAACGCTGGAGATGGTGACAGATGAAGAGCGTGATTATATGTATACCGTATTTGCTAAGGATCAACGCGCGCGCATTAACTTGGGCATTCGCCGTCGCTTGGCACCTTTGTTGGGCAATAATCGTCGCAAAATTGAGTTGTTGAGCATGCTGCTACTTTCGTTGCCTGGCACTCCGATTATTTATTATGGCGATGAAATTGGGATGGGAGACAATATTTATTTAGGTGATCGCAATGGAGTGCGAACGCCGATGCAATGGAATGCAGATAAAAACGCGGGCTTTTCCAAAACTAATCCACAACAACTTTTTTTGCCGGTCATTATTGATCCAGAATATCATTACGAAACAGTTAATGTGGAAGTTCAGGAAAAAAATCTTTCTTCCTTGTTATGGTGGACGCGGCGTTTAATTGCGATGCGTAAACATTTTAAATGTTTTGGTCGCGGCAGCATTCGTTTTTTAAATTTGGATAATAATAAAGTCTTAGCCTTTACTCGAACTTATGAGGAAGAAACGATTTTGGTTTTAATTAATCTTTCGCGTTTTTTGCAGGTTGCAGAATTGCATTTGGTTGAATATGCGGGACAAATTCCTGAGGAGGTTTTTAGTCATAATCGATTGCCGATGATTCGTGAAGCGCCTTTTGTTATTACTTTAGGGCCTTACGATTGTTTTTGGTTATTACTTTCTTCTGAAAAGAAAAAAGTAATCTCGCGTTCGGTGGAGCCTTTACTTTTAGAAGATCAAGCAGATTTCGAAAGTCCGATGTTTCAACAGAAACTGGAAACACAAATTTTATCTCATTATTTGCCTGTTTGTCGTTGGTTTGGCGGTAAAGCGAAAACTATTTTTAAAATTCTTATTCATGACCAAATTTCTTTCGAAATGTCCAGTGTGAAGGATTTGGCGACTCAATTTTTCATTGTTGAGATTCTTTATACCGAAGGGTTGCCTGAATTTTTTATTGTTCCTTTGCAAATTCATACTTTGGGTGAAAAAGAGGTTATTTCTCAAATTTCGCCCTTATCCTTATTGGCTCAATGGGAAGAGGGGGAATCTAAGGGTTATTTAATTGATGCGATGGCTAATGATAGTTTTCGCCATCAATTGTTAAGTTTTATTTTAAGTCGCAAGAAATTAGAAGGCGCTAAAGGTAAATTAGTTGGCAGTTCTTCTAAAAATATTGCAACAAAATATCGTCAGGAAAAACTTCCTCAAACTTCGCAGATGTTAGAATTGGACCAAAGCAATAGCGCCTTAATTTATGGAGATAAATTTTTTCTTAAGTTGTATCGCAAAACTCAGGAGGGCGTAAATCCTGATGTTGAAATTAATCGTTATCTTAGCGATTTAGGTTTTACCCATATTCCTCGTTATGTGGGAGCTTTAGATTATGTCACGGAAAAAGGAGAAAGTTATTCATTAGCTATTTTACAAGAGTTTGTAGCAAATGAGGGTAATGCCTGGAATTATGCCCAAGGAGCGTTGGGCCGTTTTTTTGAAAGGGTCTTGGCAGATCGTGAAAATCTTCCTTATCTTTCTGAACTTGCTCCAGAAGAGCCACTCCCTGAAAGGCTCTATGTTTTATTGGAAGGTGTTTTTTTACAGCACATGCGTCTGTTAGGACAGCGCACAGCTGAATTGCATCTTGCTTTAGGACGTGAAACAGAACAGTTGGAGTTTTCTCCTGAACCTTTTACTCAACTTTATCAGCGATCGCTTTACCAATCTTTGCACGCTTCTTTGAAACGCCAGCAGCGTTTGATTGAGAAACAGTTGTCTTTTTTGGAGCAACCTATGCGTTCCGAAGCAGAAAAATTTTTGTTGATGGGTGATAAAATTAGCGCAGACCAGCAAAGACTTTTACAGAATAAAATAATCGCAAAACGCATTCGTATTCATGGCGATTATCATTTGGGGCAAGTTTTATTTACGGGAAAAGATTTTATTATCATCGATTTTGAGGGTGAGCCTGTGCGCCCAATGGGTGAGCGGCGTATGAAACGCTCACCTCTATATGATGTGGCGGGGATGTTGCGTTCATTGGATTATGTGGCGTTTGGCACTTTTTTGCAATCGCGTCTGACTTTGCCCCAGGATCGCGATTTTCTTAAAGATTACGTGTTATTTTGGACGAATTATGTGAGTGCGGCTTTTTTGGAAAGTTATTTTAAGGTGATGGGAGATTCTTCTTTGTTGCCGCAAGATTCTGATATTTTAAAATTATTATTGCGATCGTTAATTTTAGAAAAAGCTCTTTACGAAGTGGGTTATGAGTTAAATCATCGTCCACTTTGGTTTAGTATTCCACTTTTGGGCATTGAGCGATTGATGCAGTCTCAAAGTATTGTTGAAAAATTGCCACAGATTTTGAAAAATGAATTCACGCGTCAGAATTTGTGA
- a CDS encoding mechanosensitive ion channel family protein, whose protein sequence is MESFLIESAHYFSEKATSWVQKLIQLSPFFSSRNWFETFSNQTIVLSLLSLIVAALVIFLAHSFYRWRLRVSKTTWFQKFFVAVMKPVFLGAWILGFYYALAPLLLSVETAHPTLHLLPFFAGLMRLASLVLCYGLVVRLVRTGLLFLKERADQTQNQVDDLVVALFMKVKKGVFGVIGFALILQYFNFSNRVEWALQKTLAIVFIIIVAWILHQTVLVFKSYFLKRYRLDDADNFNARKIHTQFQVLEKVAFVAITIFAVASIFMLFENLRHLGSSILASAGVVGIIVGFAAQRTLADLFAGFKIALTQPIRLDDAVILEGEFGRIEEITLTYVVIKVWDQRRLIVPLSYFNEKVFQNWTRKSTDLIGSVMFYLDYGVPVAVLREQAKKIVEKNPLWNRAVFALQVTDLRENTMEVRIIASAKDAPSAFDLRCHIREEIIDFVTQNYPQCLPKARWEGAWHKDAVPFGIR, encoded by the coding sequence ATGGAATCTTTTCTTATTGAGAGCGCTCATTATTTTTCGGAAAAGGCGACGAGTTGGGTTCAAAAACTGATCCAGCTTTCCCCTTTTTTCTCTTCAAGAAATTGGTTCGAAACTTTTTCGAATCAAACCATTGTGCTTTCACTTTTAAGTTTGATAGTTGCTGCGTTGGTTATTTTTTTGGCTCATAGCTTTTATCGATGGCGATTGAGAGTGAGTAAAACGACGTGGTTCCAAAAATTTTTTGTTGCAGTGATGAAGCCAGTGTTTTTAGGGGCCTGGATTTTGGGATTTTATTACGCTTTGGCACCCTTGCTATTAAGCGTGGAAACAGCCCATCCGACGCTTCATCTTTTGCCTTTTTTTGCAGGGTTAATGAGGTTAGCGAGTTTAGTGTTGTGTTACGGGTTAGTGGTGCGCTTGGTGAGGACGGGTCTTTTATTTCTCAAAGAGCGTGCGGATCAGACTCAAAATCAGGTCGATGATTTAGTGGTAGCCTTGTTCATGAAAGTGAAAAAGGGGGTGTTCGGAGTGATTGGATTTGCTTTAATTTTGCAATATTTCAATTTTTCAAATCGGGTTGAGTGGGCGCTTCAAAAGACACTTGCGATAGTATTCATTATCATAGTTGCATGGATTTTACATCAAACGGTTTTGGTTTTTAAATCTTACTTTTTAAAACGCTATCGTTTGGATGATGCGGATAATTTTAATGCGCGAAAAATTCATACGCAATTTCAGGTTTTAGAAAAAGTAGCTTTTGTTGCTATTACCATTTTTGCAGTGGCCTCGATTTTTATGTTGTTCGAGAATTTGCGACATTTGGGTTCCAGCATTTTAGCTTCGGCAGGTGTGGTGGGTATTATTGTGGGTTTTGCGGCGCAGCGAACTTTGGCGGATCTTTTTGCGGGATTCAAAATAGCGTTGACTCAGCCAATTCGATTGGACGACGCGGTAATTTTAGAGGGAGAGTTTGGTCGCATTGAAGAAATTACTTTAACTTATGTGGTCATTAAGGTTTGGGATCAGCGCCGGTTGATTGTGCCTTTGAGTTATTTTAATGAAAAAGTATTTCAAAACTGGACAAGAAAAAGCACCGATTTAATCGGGTCGGTAATGTTTTATTTGGATTATGGCGTTCCGGTTGCCGTATTAAGAGAACAGGCTAAAAAAATTGTTGAAAAAAATCCTTTATGGAATCGTGCCGTGTTTGCATTACAAGTGACGGATTTAAGAGAAAATACCATGGAAGTTCGAATTATTGCCAGTGCTAAGGATGCGCCTAGCGCGTTTGATTTGCGATGTCATATTCGTGAAGAAATAATTGATTTTGTTACGCAGAATTATCCTCAATGTTTGCCAAAAGCTCGATGGGAAGGCGCTTGGCATAAAGACGCAGTTCCTTTCGGAATTCGTTAA
- a CDS encoding SRPBCC domain-containing protein — protein sequence MNSNLTKNIKLQVECFIEAPRERVWEAWTDPMQVKEWLGLGVAIESVKIDPRVGGRFWVQIRMADDEFFTMSGTYLEVKPPERLVYTLDWEKDNSGKKFGELEGNESRVTVIFHARAEETQLVVTHENLLSMESYDRHKIGWPIWLEQLTKFIERENR from the coding sequence ATGAATTCAAACCTAACAAAAAATATTAAATTACAGGTTGAATGTTTTATTGAAGCGCCGCGTGAACGGGTATGGGAGGCGTGGACAGATCCCATGCAAGTCAAAGAATGGCTGGGGTTGGGTGTGGCTATTGAATCGGTAAAAATAGATCCTCGCGTTGGCGGCAGGTTTTGGGTTCAGATTAGAATGGCAGATGACGAATTCTTTACCATGTCTGGAACCTATCTGGAAGTAAAACCACCCGAACGACTGGTTTATACGTTGGATTGGGAGAAGGACAACAGTGGCAAAAAGTTTGGCGAACTGGAAGGTAATGAGTCACGCGTGACAGTAATATTTCACGCGCGCGCAGAAGAAACGCAACTCGTGGTGACACACGAAAATTTACTTTCCATGGAGAGCTACGATCGTCATAAGATCGGTTGGCCCATTTGGCTGGAGCAATTGACTAAATTTATCGAAAGGGAAAACCGATAA
- a CDS encoding GFA family protein, translating into MKTPFTGGCACGAIRYEVSAEPLMMVQCHCRDCQYVTGGTGIYVVVVPEKSFRITQGQLHYRYTESVAMGQHKRGFCEKCGSPLTGAQNREGTTGMIGVTAASLDDPSEFKSQMNVWVSDAQPWTYLDPALPKFEQYPSS; encoded by the coding sequence ATGAAAACACCTTTTACCGGCGGCTGCGCGTGTGGCGCGATTCGTTACGAAGTTTCGGCGGAACCGCTTATGATGGTGCAATGTCATTGCCGCGATTGTCAATATGTGACGGGTGGCACCGGGATTTATGTCGTGGTTGTGCCCGAAAAATCTTTTCGAATAACACAGGGTCAATTGCACTATCGTTACACCGAAAGCGTGGCCATGGGTCAGCACAAACGTGGTTTTTGTGAAAAATGTGGTTCACCCTTAACCGGCGCTCAAAATCGCGAAGGCACCACGGGCATGATCGGTGTTACCGCAGCGAGTTTGGACGATCCTAGCGAATTTAAATCCCAAATGAACGTCTGGGTTTCCGACGCCCAACCTTGGACTTACCTCGATCCTGCTTTGCCGAAGTTTGAACAATATCCGAGTTCTTAG
- a CDS encoding nucleoside 2-deoxyribosyltransferase, with translation MNFLPDTSVRFLSKNLGALTQRCLICRLPAYYDYTEQQKDSIHGLLSIFCSRCGHFRLHRFAKTATWNNVSSRQIANASGYIRDNQGYVINSEADVEFLKDLKTPSVAEKAHKLLRAFSKMFPIAGTVIELRTFQLDKRLKHYLDMADEGLPARATDDKISINMFPLLSFAWAENEMELKFLLIEHLCKNVNFLVGEDNYVKTGDFRPCWMMIAPKGWEYLESVGLSDSKTGFVAMSFDKSMNKVWQDALRPAIEDAGYSPLRIDKHEHNNKIDDEIIASIRGARFVISDFTEGRGGVYFEAGFAAGLNKPVIWTVREDWLNKLHFDTRQFNHISWNQNDLPAFKIALKNRIEATLGRGPI, from the coding sequence ATGAATTTCCTCCCTGATACTTCAGTTAGATTTTTATCTAAAAATCTTGGAGCACTAACACAACGCTGTTTAATATGTCGTCTTCCAGCATATTATGATTATACAGAACAACAAAAAGATTCAATCCATGGTTTGCTTTCTATATTTTGTTCGAGGTGTGGTCATTTTCGATTACACCGCTTCGCAAAAACAGCGACATGGAATAATGTTAGTTCACGACAAATTGCAAACGCTTCAGGATATATCCGCGATAATCAAGGTTATGTCATTAATTCGGAGGCTGATGTAGAATTTCTTAAGGATTTAAAAACTCCTAGTGTTGCAGAGAAAGCTCATAAATTATTGCGAGCTTTTTCTAAGATGTTTCCTATTGCTGGGACGGTAATAGAACTTCGAACATTTCAGCTAGATAAAAGGCTTAAACATTATCTTGATATGGCTGATGAAGGTTTACCGGCAAGAGCAACTGATGATAAAATTTCAATTAATATGTTTCCATTACTTAGTTTTGCGTGGGCTGAAAATGAGATGGAATTAAAATTTTTACTTATAGAGCATCTTTGCAAGAACGTGAATTTTTTAGTGGGTGAAGATAACTATGTTAAAACAGGCGATTTTAGACCATGTTGGATGATGATTGCTCCTAAAGGTTGGGAGTATTTAGAAAGTGTAGGTTTATCAGATAGCAAAACAGGGTTTGTGGCAATGTCGTTCGATAAGTCTATGAACAAAGTATGGCAGGATGCGCTTCGACCGGCAATAGAAGATGCCGGTTATTCACCATTAAGAATTGATAAACATGAACATAACAATAAAATTGATGACGAAATTATAGCCTCTATTAGAGGAGCACGATTTGTTATATCAGATTTTACCGAAGGGCGGGGTGGGGTTTATTTTGAAGCGGGTTTTGCAGCAGGTTTAAATAAGCCTGTTATTTGGACAGTGCGAGAAGATTGGCTTAATAAGCTTCATTTCGATACTAGACAATTCAATCATATTTCATGGAATCAAAATGATCTTCCTGCATTCAAAATAGCTTTAAAAAATCGAATTGAAGCGACTTTAGGCCGTGGGCCTATTTGA
- a CDS encoding SRPBCC family protein, which produces MSTTNTVRFHRVLRAKPERVFRAFIDPEAMVKWLPPHGFTAKIHHMDAKVGGSYKMHFTNFSTGKSHSFGGTYLELKPNERIRYTDQFDDPNLPGEMITTVSLKEVFCGTELNITQEGIPAMIPAEACYLGWQESLTLLTQLVEPEIPDQV; this is translated from the coding sequence ATGAGCACAACCAATACGGTTCGATTTCACCGAGTTCTCCGCGCTAAACCTGAACGCGTCTTTCGCGCCTTCATCGACCCTGAAGCCATGGTCAAATGGCTGCCACCTCACGGATTCACAGCAAAAATTCATCACATGGACGCCAAAGTCGGCGGCTCTTACAAAATGCACTTTACCAACTTCTCCACCGGAAAAAGTCACTCCTTCGGCGGAACCTACCTAGAACTCAAACCCAACGAACGGATTCGCTACACCGACCAATTCGACGATCCCAACCTTCCTGGCGAAATGATTACCACCGTCTCTTTAAAAGAAGTCTTTTGCGGCACCGAACTCAACATCACACAAGAAGGAATCCCGGCCATGATTCCCGCCGAAGCCTGCTACCTCGGCTGGCAAGAATCCTTAACCCTCCTCACCCAACTCGTCGAACCCGAAATTCCGGATCAGGTTTAA
- a CDS encoding DUF5069 domain-containing protein, whose amino-acid sequence MAQSYPTIISGLRSPFDQIQGIVYFGRMLDKIRLMAAGKLPEGWHAARGVNMKGSFDWRCCQFLQVDYAKLEAETLKGDKSDEELLEWAFTQSRKPSEEEIEVWNGFMTKRGWRDAGTQRLNERLAEIGLPPGTVQTMFEFIDLDEGRLKLNS is encoded by the coding sequence ATGGCACAATCTTATCCCACAATTATTTCTGGTCTTCGTAGCCCTTTTGATCAAATTCAAGGCATTGTTTATTTCGGGCGGATGTTAGATAAAATTCGGCTCATGGCTGCGGGGAAGTTGCCTGAGGGATGGCACGCGGCGCGAGGCGTGAATATGAAGGGAAGTTTTGATTGGCGTTGTTGCCAGTTTTTGCAGGTGGATTATGCCAAGTTGGAAGCGGAGACGCTCAAGGGCGATAAATCCGATGAGGAATTGCTCGAATGGGCGTTTACTCAAAGCCGAAAGCCGAGTGAAGAAGAAATTGAAGTCTGGAATGGGTTTATGACCAAGCGCGGTTGGCGCGATGCCGGCACGCAGCGATTGAATGAGCGACTTGCAGAAATCGGATTACCACCGGGCACGGTGCAGACGATGTTTGAGTTTATTGATCTTGATGAAGGTCGGTTGAAGCTGAATTCATGA
- a CDS encoding antibiotic biosynthesis monooxygenase → MPIHIAITRRVKPEYEAEFQQALREFFQASFNHKSVLGANLLIPPPGSSTREYGILRTFTSEAERDDFYASPLFQEWETRVKPMTEGEPTSRKLCGLEAWFRANQKPPPRWKMAIITLIGVYPTSLAISFLQGAHIFTSSFLSHSLIFSLGMVLCLTWIVMPLITRLFRPWLISS, encoded by the coding sequence ATGCCGATTCACATAGCCATCACGCGCCGCGTCAAACCAGAATACGAAGCCGAATTTCAACAAGCGCTTCGGGAATTTTTCCAAGCTTCTTTTAATCATAAAAGCGTCTTGGGCGCCAACCTGCTGATTCCACCGCCCGGATCGAGCACGCGCGAATATGGAATTCTTCGCACGTTTACTAGTGAAGCGGAGCGCGACGATTTTTATGCCTCGCCCCTGTTTCAAGAATGGGAAACGCGCGTGAAACCCATGACAGAAGGAGAACCCACGTCGCGAAAACTCTGCGGACTGGAAGCTTGGTTTCGCGCCAATCAAAAACCACCACCTCGATGGAAAATGGCTATCATCACTCTAATCGGCGTTTATCCCACAAGTCTCGCCATCTCTTTTCTGCAAGGCGCCCATATTTTTACGTCATCATTCCTGAGTCACTCTCTTATTTTTTCTTTAGGCATGGTCTTATGCCTCACCTGGATCGTCATGCCCCTTATCACACGCCTTTTTCGTCCTTGGTTAATCTCTTCTTAG
- a CDS encoding helix-turn-helix domain-containing protein, with amino-acid sequence MALRRAVKGWSQMMLSNRSGVPRTTISAIEGDKLAPSVATALALARALECSVEELFGGVDRETSSSLSHWAWMPRGESSRYWEAEVSGRRLLYPVEGLFLNAISHDGVWQSGVERGTKNVLAENTLVMACCDPAAGLLASEYARVSGFRLIIFSRGGSEALDLLKRGLVHVAGLHRSTQEQPDRNEETVRDRLGDNFQLVRAVQWQEGLVLGAENHVRSARSAVKQARRWALREKGSAARECLDELFDGKSVSGRTVRSHSAVVEAVRGGWADAGVCVQLGAEEAGLNFLPVRMEFLDFCFENSLARDARVLALIRLLRSRDYRGLISELPGYDARLTGEFIN; translated from the coding sequence GTGGCGTTGCGGCGTGCGGTGAAGGGGTGGTCGCAAATGATGTTGTCGAATCGATCTGGCGTGCCGCGAACAACGATTAGCGCGATTGAAGGGGATAAGCTGGCGCCATCGGTTGCTACGGCCTTGGCTTTGGCGCGAGCATTGGAATGTTCTGTGGAAGAGCTATTTGGAGGGGTTGATCGGGAGACGAGCAGTTCTTTATCGCATTGGGCTTGGATGCCACGGGGCGAGTCGTCTCGTTATTGGGAGGCGGAGGTAAGTGGGCGCCGTTTGCTTTATCCAGTGGAAGGGCTTTTTTTGAATGCGATTTCACATGACGGGGTTTGGCAAAGTGGGGTGGAGCGAGGGACGAAAAATGTTTTGGCGGAGAATACGTTGGTCATGGCTTGTTGCGACCCTGCGGCGGGTTTGTTGGCTTCAGAGTATGCGCGAGTCAGTGGGTTTCGTTTGATTATTTTTTCGCGTGGGGGGAGTGAGGCGTTGGATTTGTTGAAGCGTGGTTTGGTGCATGTGGCGGGGTTGCATCGTTCGACTCAGGAGCAGCCGGATCGAAATGAGGAGACGGTTCGTGATAGACTTGGTGATAATTTTCAATTAGTGCGCGCGGTGCAGTGGCAAGAGGGATTGGTTTTGGGGGCCGAAAATCATGTGCGTTCGGCGCGCTCTGCAGTGAAGCAAGCGCGACGTTGGGCGTTGCGAGAGAAGGGATCGGCTGCGCGGGAGTGTTTAGATGAATTGTTTGACGGCAAATCTGTTTCGGGGCGAACGGTGCGCAGTCATTCTGCTGTGGTGGAAGCTGTGCGAGGAGGTTGGGCAGATGCGGGCGTGTGTGTGCAGTTAGGAGCTGAGGAGGCGGGGCTTAATTTTTTACCGGTTCGCATGGAGTTTTTGGATTTTTGTTTTGAGAATTCGTTAGCGCGTGATGCGCGCGTTTTGGCGTTAATTCGTCTTTTGAGAAGTCGCGATTATCGAGGCTTGATCAGTGAATTACCCGGTTACGATGCGCGGTTGACGGGGGAGTTTATCAATTGA